From a single Candidatus Thorarchaeota archaeon genomic region:
- a CDS encoding glycine cleavage system protein H, translating to MVTYEGFDFPEDLYYTDDQVWVKKENGKVRLGFTTFGMDLAGKIKFVRLRPAGRDIKAGKSIGTLESGKWTGPVKSPVTGKLVEVNEELKGNPGLLNEDPYGKGWIAVIEATNLDEELAALQGADGLEDWIKAQFAEKRPS from the coding sequence ATGGTCACGTATGAAGGGTTTGATTTCCCAGAAGATCTCTACTATACAGATGATCAAGTGTGGGTAAAAAAGGAGAATGGCAAGGTCCGTCTAGGCTTTACAACCTTTGGAATGGACTTGGCTGGAAAAATCAAGTTTGTCCGGTTACGCCCTGCTGGTCGTGATATCAAGGCTGGAAAGAGCATTGGTACGCTGGAGTCGGGTAAGTGGACTGGACCTGTCAAGTCCCCGGTCACAGGTAAACTCGTTGAAGTCAATGAGGAACTAAAAGGGAACCCCGGTCTTTTGAATGAGGATCCTTATGGAAAAGGTTGGATTGCTGTCATTGAGGCAACTAACCTTGATGAAGAACTGGCCGCTCTACAGGGTGCTGATGGTCTCGAAGACTGGATCAAGGCACAGTTTGCAGAGAAACGGCCCAGCTAG